Proteins encoded within one genomic window of Kibdelosporangium phytohabitans:
- a CDS encoding LacI family DNA-binding transcriptional regulator → MGYAEHRGTYYRARYKIAPGKYGTVQDAAGETIRFRTKREAEKAANNEEAKVRDQRRQAATPSQMSFGAYASDWYASQDLAASTMQNYRRHIEEHLLPTFQDKMLDEISRTDINAWEKEEKAAGYALSSVKTWRATLHLILEDAYDEELIDSNPATKRRGRGKRAGRSRHRSPEKVITDPLGLLLIAERAAILSGRDDEFVAITLMGYTGMRWGEVVGLETGFVRPESIRVEWQLYELDTGELVRCPPKDDSYRTIDSPEFLWRLVSDHTARITPSPCSCHSLTYVFRGLQPANRAAHRPGAKLVDVARLAGVSAATVSTFLNRPDVVAQATQVQVKEAITRLGYVRSAPSGEPAAHWRRNGFATWLFHPAATGWYPKKAPHDARPVPLLGEPWPGVPVRGRNAAGRANTCWTRIGPGLTPHGLRHTHKTRMRGLGTPPKLMDERMGHLDGTVQARYDHITHEMRMALLAGLTAEWEAALDARRAMCPSSPVTALDELLRSL, encoded by the coding sequence ATGGGCTATGCCGAACACCGCGGCACCTACTACCGAGCGCGGTACAAGATCGCGCCAGGCAAGTACGGCACGGTCCAAGACGCAGCAGGCGAAACCATTCGGTTCCGGACCAAACGCGAAGCCGAAAAAGCCGCCAACAACGAAGAAGCCAAGGTGCGCGACCAGAGACGGCAGGCCGCCACCCCCAGCCAGATGTCCTTTGGAGCGTACGCATCCGACTGGTACGCATCGCAGGACCTCGCCGCTTCCACGATGCAGAACTACCGTCGACACATTGAAGAGCACTTGCTACCAACCTTCCAGGACAAGATGCTCGACGAGATTTCGCGCACGGACATCAACGCGTGGGAGAAGGAGGAAAAAGCCGCTGGGTACGCGTTGTCCAGCGTCAAGACGTGGAGGGCGACTCTCCACCTCATCTTGGAAGATGCCTACGACGAGGAGCTGATCGACAGCAATCCCGCGACGAAACGAAGGGGTCGTGGTAAACGCGCTGGCCGATCTCGGCATCGAAGCCCAGAAAAGGTGATCACCGATCCGCTGGGTCTGCTGCTGATCGCCGAACGTGCGGCCATCCTGTCGGGCCGAGATGACGAGTTCGTGGCCATCACCTTGATGGGATACACCGGAATGCGGTGGGGCGAGGTCGTAGGACTCGAAACTGGGTTCGTCCGGCCTGAGTCGATCCGGGTGGAGTGGCAACTGTACGAACTGGACACCGGGGAACTGGTCCGTTGTCCACCAAAGGACGACAGCTACCGGACGATCGACAGCCCCGAGTTTCTCTGGCGGCTCGTCTCGGACCACACCGCACGAATCACCCCAAGCCCGTGTTCATGTCACAGCCTTACGTACGTGTTCCGTGGCCTACAACCGGCGAACAGGGCCGCTCACCGTCCCGGCGCGAAACTGGTCGACGTCGCCCGCCTGGCGGGCGTCTCAGCTGCAACAGTCTCGACCTTTCTCAACCGGCCTGACGTCGTCGCACAGGCCACGCAGGTCCAGGTCAAGGAAGCAATCACCCGGCTTGGCTACGTCCGTAGCGCCCCATCAGGCGAACCTGCTGCCCATTGGCGCCGAAACGGGTTCGCTACATGGCTGTTTCACCCAGCCGCAACAGGCTGGTACCCGAAGAAGGCACCACACGATGCACGTCCGGTTCCCCTGCTCGGGGAGCCATGGCCAGGTGTACCAGTCCGCGGTCGCAACGCCGCTGGTCGAGCCAACACGTGCTGGACCCGGATCGGGCCGGGGCTCACGCCCCACGGTCTGAGGCACACACACAAGACTCGGATGCGTGGCCTCGGCACACCGCCCAAGCTGATGGACGAGCGTATGGGGCACTTGGACGGCACCGTGCAGGCTCGATACGACCACATCACGCACGAGATGCGAATGGCGCTGCTGGCTGGTCTGACGGCCGAGTGGGAAGCAGCGCTGGATGCTCGCAGGGCGATGTGCCCATCCTCTCCAGTAACCGCGCTCGACGAGCTGCTGCGATCGCTGTAA
- a CDS encoding XF1762 family protein: protein MATPWKSRGPARDGTRNANSALYGAAWRVCRAMGAHRMITYTQDGESGASLRAAGLHLVGHRAPHAGWDRPSRKRTDAHPTHIGRTLWLIGTPFGDQPQDRPDVHGQQEARKARHCRVCSRPIDQRVTGRPRTTCSDACRARATRQRRRRSAT, encoded by the coding sequence ATGGCGACACCCTGGAAGTCACGCGGTCCTGCACGGGATGGCACCCGCAACGCGAACTCCGCGCTCTACGGCGCGGCCTGGCGGGTGTGCCGCGCGATGGGCGCCCACCGCATGATCACCTACACGCAAGACGGCGAGTCCGGCGCCAGTCTCCGAGCTGCTGGCCTGCACCTGGTCGGTCACCGCGCTCCACACGCCGGATGGGACCGGCCCAGCCGGAAGCGCACCGACGCTCACCCCACGCACATCGGCCGCACGTTGTGGCTGATCGGCACACCGTTCGGCGACCAGCCACAGGACCGGCCCGATGTCCATGGTCAGCAGGAGGCCCGCAAAGCACGGCACTGCCGCGTCTGCTCTCGCCCGATAGACCAACGCGTCACCGGCCGGCCACGGACTACCTGTTCGGATGCCTGCCGCGCTCGCGCAACTCGACAACGGCGCCGCCGTTCGGCCACCTGA
- a CDS encoding IS481 family transposase, which translates to MAHHNAPLTPEGRRRLCVRIDAGRPIAHVAAEAHVSRRCLAKWYARWQAEGDAGLLDRPSRPANSPAATSEEIADLIEAVRRQTKHGPVRIADVLCRVHGITVATSTVHRVLVRRGLSRLRDLDPPTGEQMRKVIRYERDAAGDLVHVDVKKLGRIPNGGGWRMHGRDSDAARASKRAGQGTGRVGYLYLHTALDDYSRLAYTEAQDNERGTTAASFWLRSVAFFAEHGVHPIRRALTDNGSCYRSRAWATALAATNTTHKRTRPYTPRTNGKVERFNGTLAREWAYVRDYTSETERLAALAEFLNYYNHQRPHAALGNKPPVSRTADSTFRITVNRPPEPVDLYPVQLTINFV; encoded by the coding sequence TTGGCTCACCACAATGCGCCGTTGACGCCGGAAGGTCGACGCCGGCTCTGCGTCCGTATCGATGCTGGCCGCCCAATCGCGCATGTCGCTGCCGAAGCGCACGTCTCCCGGCGGTGTCTTGCGAAGTGGTACGCCCGCTGGCAGGCCGAGGGCGACGCCGGACTGCTCGATCGCCCGTCCCGGCCGGCCAACTCGCCGGCGGCGACATCGGAAGAGATAGCCGACCTGATCGAGGCAGTACGTCGGCAGACCAAGCACGGTCCGGTCCGCATCGCCGACGTCCTCTGCCGCGTGCACGGCATCACGGTGGCGACTTCCACGGTGCACCGGGTCCTGGTCCGGCGTGGCCTGTCCCGGCTGAGGGACCTGGATCCGCCCACCGGCGAGCAGATGCGCAAGGTCATCCGATACGAGCGCGACGCCGCCGGGGACCTGGTGCACGTCGACGTCAAGAAGCTCGGCCGCATCCCCAACGGCGGCGGGTGGCGCATGCATGGCCGCGACAGTGACGCAGCCCGTGCCTCGAAACGCGCAGGGCAAGGCACTGGCCGGGTCGGCTACCTGTACCTGCACACGGCCCTGGATGACTACTCCCGGCTGGCCTACACCGAAGCCCAGGACAACGAACGTGGCACCACCGCCGCCAGCTTCTGGCTGCGCTCAGTCGCATTCTTCGCCGAACACGGCGTCCATCCGATCCGCCGCGCGCTCACCGACAACGGCTCGTGCTACCGCTCCCGCGCCTGGGCCACAGCACTGGCCGCGACCAACACCACGCACAAGCGGACTAGGCCCTACACACCGCGAACCAACGGGAAAGTGGAGAGGTTCAACGGCACCCTGGCCCGCGAATGGGCCTACGTCCGCGACTACACCAGCGAAACTGAGCGACTGGCCGCGCTGGCGGAGTTCCTGAACTACTACAACCACCAGCGCCCGCATGCCGCACTCGGCAACAAGCCACCCGTCTCCCGCACCGCGGACAGCACGTTCCGAATCACCGTCAACCGGCCACCCGAACCGGTTGATCTCTACCCGGTCCAACTCACGATCAACTTCGTGTAA
- a CDS encoding metallophosphoesterase encodes MGRIAMATTAAGAAAVAYGAGIERRRWTLRQATLPVLGEGARPLRILHISDIHMLPGQKSKQRWIAALDALEPDLVVNTGDNLAHKQAVPAVVRALGPLMKRPGIFIFGSNDYFAPKPKNPARYLLPSAKKKRIHGITLPWRDLRAAMIEQGWHDLTHVRRIVSADGRNIAVAGVDDPHLRRDRYNEIAGRPDPTAALRLGITHSPEPRVLDAFANDGYDLVLAGHTHGGQLRIPGYGAIVTNCDLDRSRARGASRWGSHMWLHVSAGLGTSPYAPVRFACPPEASLLTLVPRANGGEAAKTNTRFGTRADVR; translated from the coding sequence TTGGGTCGAATCGCGATGGCAACGACAGCAGCAGGAGCGGCGGCGGTCGCATACGGGGCTGGGATCGAGCGACGGCGCTGGACACTGCGCCAAGCCACCCTGCCGGTCCTCGGCGAAGGTGCCCGGCCACTGCGGATCCTGCACATCTCGGACATCCACATGCTGCCGGGGCAGAAATCCAAGCAGCGCTGGATCGCCGCCCTCGACGCGCTCGAACCCGACCTGGTCGTCAACACCGGCGACAACCTCGCGCACAAACAGGCCGTGCCCGCCGTCGTCCGCGCACTCGGACCGCTGATGAAGCGGCCGGGCATCTTCATCTTCGGCAGCAACGACTACTTCGCCCCGAAGCCGAAAAACCCGGCACGGTACCTGTTGCCCAGCGCGAAGAAGAAGCGCATCCACGGCATCACCCTGCCCTGGCGAGACCTCCGCGCCGCCATGATCGAACAAGGCTGGCACGACCTGACCCACGTCCGCCGGATAGTGAGCGCCGACGGCAGGAACATCGCGGTAGCGGGCGTGGACGACCCCCACCTCCGCCGCGACCGCTACAACGAGATCGCAGGCCGCCCAGACCCGACAGCAGCGCTCCGCCTGGGCATCACCCACTCCCCGGAGCCGCGCGTCCTCGACGCCTTCGCCAACGACGGCTACGACCTCGTCCTCGCCGGACACACCCACGGCGGACAACTCCGCATCCCCGGCTACGGCGCGATCGTCACCAACTGTGACCTGGACCGCTCCCGAGCCCGAGGAGCCTCCCGCTGGGGAAGCCACATGTGGCTGCACGTGTCAGCAGGACTCGGCACGTCCCCCTACGCCCCAGTCCGCTTCGCCTGCCCACCCGAAGCAAGCCTGTTGACCCTCGTACCCAGGGCAAACGGCGGAGAAGCAGCGAAAACCAATACCCGCTTCGGAACCCGAGCAGACGTCCGCTAG
- a CDS encoding GatB/YqeY domain-containing protein codes for MAELKDKLKSDMVVALKAKDTARLGTLRMVLAAVSTEEVSGKQARELTDEDVQRVLTREAKKRKEAAEAFDSAGRADQAAAERAEADVIAEYLPAQLSDDDLAALVDQAVSEVSAQVGGELSPKQMGLVMKAANAKVAGRAEGGRVATAVKARLAG; via the coding sequence ATGGCTGAGCTGAAGGACAAGTTGAAGTCCGACATGGTTGTCGCGCTGAAGGCCAAGGACACCGCACGCCTGGGCACCTTGCGCATGGTGCTCGCCGCTGTGAGCACCGAAGAGGTGTCCGGCAAGCAGGCGCGCGAGCTGACCGACGAGGACGTCCAGCGCGTGCTCACCCGTGAAGCCAAGAAGCGCAAGGAGGCCGCGGAGGCGTTCGACTCCGCCGGCCGGGCCGACCAGGCCGCGGCTGAGCGTGCCGAGGCCGACGTGATCGCGGAGTACCTGCCTGCTCAGCTGTCCGACGACGATCTCGCTGCTTTGGTCGACCAGGCTGTCTCGGAAGTCAGCGCGCAGGTCGGCGGCGAGCTGTCCCCGAAGCAGATGGGCCTGGTCATGAAGGCCGCCAACGCCAAGGTCGCGGGCCGGGCCGAGGGCGGCCGGGTCGCCACCGCCGTCAAGGCACGCCTCGCCGGCTAG
- a CDS encoding transglycosylase domain-containing protein — protein MRFTNGVFKMLSLCLLAGVLLAGMLFPVVGALGVASNRASDTIDSAQAEMVEVPPALISKMTAADGRQIATLYDQFRIPVSAAQIAPVMREALMSIEDRRFYEHHGVDWKGTFRAALSTSGGNQQGGSTLTQQYVKNYLINVVYRNNKSEQAKAQEPTIARKLREARIALQLEQKMSKEDIITGYLNVVEFSNSIYGIGAAAQTYFGTTADKLTLPQAAMLAGMVQNPTLFNPWQRGPQALNRRNVVIDTMIETGRLSRADGEAAKQTPLGVVAEPLKPAKNCNGAGPEAGFFCQYVVEYLEKLGFTQEQLSIGGYTIKTSLDLNATSLAKQAAMAQVPKTVDGIANVMAIVKPGKEKHQVVALVSNRDYGPDASKGQTQFPQPYGIENKFGTGSIYKIFTAAAALEKGMGINSIIDTPGNYTSRLFTGGSEKSCPRTEKPNDGNTRWYCLGNAGDNYPERMTLQQGLATSPNTGFVKLEEMLGSTDPVVDMLVRLGMRETMASNMSGKPAKPGEETQAQHFRSKPGYPGNASLTLGPSPMSPLELANVAATLMSGGVWCPPSPIVEIIDRNGNPVDVKGKEQPCEQAVAEPLANTLVTGLSKDDLPGGTASAAARANGWTRPMMGKTGTTQDYKSAGFVGAVPQYAAAALTFADGNRPRPINVSSNPPRLSDHGNIFGGTIPARTWFAAMKPLLASEPEIPLPPTDPRYVDGGPETKVPDVVGKTQEEATNILQGAGYQVSVVQRDDSRRKGTVVNQTPRGTKLPGGTITLYVSTGVPPQQHEIPSTPATPGGTPTGAPPSGGGGQGPGGPGGDPGGG, from the coding sequence GTGCGCTTCACGAACGGTGTGTTCAAGATGCTCAGCCTCTGCCTGCTGGCCGGGGTACTGCTGGCGGGGATGCTGTTTCCCGTGGTCGGGGCGCTCGGCGTGGCCTCCAACCGGGCCAGCGACACCATCGACAGCGCGCAGGCGGAAATGGTCGAGGTGCCACCGGCCTTGATCAGCAAGATGACCGCGGCCGACGGCAGGCAGATCGCCACGCTGTACGACCAGTTCCGCATCCCGGTATCGGCCGCCCAGATCGCGCCGGTCATGCGCGAGGCGTTGATGTCGATCGAGGACCGGCGGTTCTACGAACACCACGGCGTGGACTGGAAAGGCACATTCCGTGCCGCGTTGAGCACGAGCGGTGGCAACCAGCAGGGTGGTTCGACGCTCACCCAGCAATACGTGAAGAACTATTTGATCAACGTCGTCTACCGGAACAACAAGAGCGAGCAGGCCAAGGCGCAGGAGCCGACAATCGCGCGAAAGCTGCGCGAGGCGCGGATCGCGCTGCAGCTCGAGCAGAAGATGTCCAAGGAAGACATCATCACCGGTTACCTGAACGTCGTGGAATTTTCCAACTCGATCTACGGCATCGGCGCGGCGGCGCAGACGTACTTCGGCACCACGGCGGACAAGCTGACCCTGCCGCAGGCCGCGATGCTCGCCGGGATGGTGCAGAACCCGACGTTGTTCAACCCGTGGCAGCGCGGCCCGCAGGCGCTCAACCGCCGCAACGTCGTGATCGACACGATGATCGAGACCGGCAGGCTGAGCAGGGCGGACGGCGAGGCGGCGAAGCAGACCCCGCTCGGCGTGGTGGCCGAGCCCCTCAAGCCCGCGAAGAACTGCAACGGCGCGGGCCCTGAGGCCGGGTTCTTCTGCCAGTACGTGGTCGAGTACCTGGAGAAGCTCGGTTTCACCCAGGAGCAGCTGTCCATCGGCGGCTACACGATCAAGACCAGCCTCGACCTGAACGCGACGTCGCTGGCCAAGCAGGCCGCGATGGCCCAGGTCCCCAAGACGGTCGACGGCATCGCCAACGTGATGGCGATCGTCAAGCCCGGCAAGGAGAAACACCAGGTCGTCGCCCTGGTGTCCAACCGGGACTACGGGCCGGACGCGTCGAAGGGGCAGACGCAGTTCCCGCAGCCGTACGGGATCGAGAACAAGTTCGGCACCGGCTCGATCTACAAGATCTTCACCGCGGCGGCCGCCCTGGAAAAGGGCATGGGCATCAACTCGATCATCGACACGCCCGGCAACTACACGTCGCGGCTGTTCACCGGCGGCAGCGAGAAGAGCTGCCCGCGGACCGAGAAGCCCAACGACGGCAACACGCGCTGGTACTGCCTCGGCAACGCCGGGGACAACTACCCCGAGCGGATGACGCTGCAGCAGGGCCTCGCGACGTCGCCGAACACCGGGTTCGTGAAGCTGGAGGAGATGCTCGGCAGCACCGACCCGGTGGTGGACATGCTGGTCCGCCTCGGCATGCGCGAGACGATGGCGTCCAACATGAGCGGCAAGCCCGCCAAGCCCGGTGAGGAGACCCAGGCGCAGCACTTCCGCAGCAAGCCGGGCTACCCCGGCAACGCGTCGCTGACGCTCGGCCCGAGCCCGATGAGCCCGCTGGAGCTGGCGAACGTGGCCGCGACGCTGATGAGCGGCGGCGTGTGGTGCCCGCCGTCGCCGATCGTGGAGATCATCGACCGCAACGGCAACCCGGTCGACGTGAAGGGCAAGGAGCAGCCCTGCGAGCAGGCGGTGGCCGAGCCGCTGGCCAACACCCTCGTGACCGGCCTGAGCAAGGACGACCTGCCCGGTGGCACGGCGAGCGCCGCGGCGAGGGCCAACGGCTGGACCCGGCCGATGATGGGCAAGACCGGCACGACGCAGGACTACAAGTCGGCGGGCTTCGTCGGTGCGGTGCCGCAGTACGCGGCGGCCGCGCTGACCTTCGCCGACGGCAACCGCCCGCGCCCGATCAACGTCAGCAGCAACCCGCCGCGGCTGTCCGACCACGGCAACATCTTCGGCGGGACGATCCCGGCCCGTACCTGGTTCGCGGCGATGAAACCGTTGCTGGCCAGCGAACCCGAGATCCCCCTGCCCCCGACGGACCCGAGGTACGTCGACGGCGGCCCGGAGACGAAGGTGCCGGACGTGGTCGGCAAAACCCAAGAGGAAGCGACGAACATCCTGCAAGGCGCGGGCTACCAGGTGAGTGTCGTCCAACGCGACGACAGCAGGCGCAAGGGCACAGTCGTGAACCAGACGCCACGCGGCACCAAGCTGCCCGGCGGCACGATCACGCTGTACGTGTCCACAGGAGTGCCGCCACAGCAGCACGAGATCCCGTCCACCCCGGCGACCCCCGGCGGCACCCCCACCGGCGCCCCACCAAGCGGAGGCGGCGGCCAAGGGCCCGGCGGTCCGGGCGGCGACCCCGGCGGCGGCTAG
- a CDS encoding WhiB family transcriptional regulator codes for MYQQPNKPQDWRVNAACRGDDPDELFVRGAEQRKAKLVCVACPVRTECLAEALDNRIEFGVWGGMTERERRALLRRRPDVNSWRELLDNARREHAPEEDARVG; via the coding sequence ATGTATCAGCAACCCAACAAACCACAGGACTGGCGCGTCAACGCGGCATGTCGTGGTGATGATCCGGATGAGCTCTTCGTGCGCGGCGCGGAGCAGCGCAAAGCGAAACTGGTGTGCGTGGCGTGCCCGGTGCGAACCGAATGCCTCGCCGAAGCGCTCGACAACCGGATCGAGTTCGGTGTCTGGGGTGGGATGACCGAGCGGGAACGGCGTGCACTGCTGCGCCGCAGGCCCGACGTGAATTCGTGGCGTGAGCTGCTGGACAACGCACGCCGCGAGCACGCACCCGAGGAAGACGCCCGAGTCGGCTGA
- a CDS encoding ArsA family ATPase, which yields MTPALKTDELIDDPSTRVIVCCGSGGVGKTTTAAALAVRAAERGRRTVVLTIDPARRLAQALGLPELGNQPRKVEVDGFEPAGELSAMMLDMRRTFDDMVHSHAGPQKAKEVLTNPFYRTISSSFSGTQEYMAMEKLGQLAADGEWDLIIVDTPPSRSALDFLDAPQRLSTALDGRMIKLLAGPAKAGGWGLRKIVGAGFSLFAKAVSTIVGGQLLADASAFVQAFDSMFGGFRERATRTYELLRSGGTAFLVVAAPEPDALREASYFVERLAGESMPLAGLVVNRTHPVLADLPGAKALAAAETLERSGDSPLAAAVLRLHADRVSIAGRERRLVARFTKAHQGVPVTRVPAMPSDVHDLAGLRQIGEQLSAG from the coding sequence GTGACACCGGCCCTGAAGACCGACGAGCTGATCGACGACCCGTCGACCAGGGTGATCGTGTGCTGCGGCTCGGGTGGCGTCGGCAAGACCACCACGGCGGCAGCGCTGGCGGTCCGCGCCGCCGAACGCGGCCGCCGGACCGTCGTGCTGACGATCGACCCGGCGCGCAGGCTCGCGCAGGCGCTCGGCCTGCCCGAGCTGGGCAACCAGCCGCGCAAGGTGGAGGTCGACGGTTTCGAGCCCGCCGGTGAGCTCTCGGCGATGATGCTGGACATGCGTCGCACGTTCGACGACATGGTGCACTCGCACGCCGGGCCGCAGAAGGCGAAGGAAGTCCTGACCAACCCGTTCTACCGGACCATCTCCAGCTCGTTCTCCGGCACGCAGGAGTACATGGCGATGGAGAAGCTCGGCCAGCTGGCGGCGGACGGCGAGTGGGATCTGATCATCGTCGACACCCCGCCGAGCCGGTCCGCCCTGGACTTCCTGGACGCGCCGCAGCGGCTGTCGACCGCGCTGGACGGCCGGATGATCAAGCTGCTGGCCGGTCCGGCCAAAGCGGGCGGCTGGGGTCTGCGCAAGATCGTCGGCGCCGGGTTCTCGCTGTTCGCCAAGGCCGTGTCGACGATCGTCGGCGGGCAACTGCTGGCCGACGCGTCCGCGTTCGTGCAGGCGTTCGACAGCATGTTCGGTGGCTTCCGTGAGCGCGCGACGCGCACGTACGAGCTGCTCAGGTCCGGCGGGACGGCGTTCCTCGTGGTCGCGGCTCCCGAGCCGGACGCGCTGCGTGAGGCCAGCTACTTCGTGGAGCGGCTGGCCGGTGAGTCGATGCCGCTGGCGGGCCTTGTGGTCAACCGGACACACCCGGTACTGGCCGACCTGCCCGGCGCGAAAGCCCTCGCCGCCGCGGAGACGCTCGAGCGCAGCGGCGACTCACCGCTGGCCGCGGCGGTGCTGCGGCTGCACGCCGACCGCGTCTCGATCGCCGGCCGGGAGCGCCGCCTGGTCGCCCGGTTCACCAAGGCGCACCAGGGCGTGCCGGTGACCCGCGTGCCCGCCATGCCATCGGACGTGCATGACTTGGCGGGCCTGCGACAGATCGGCGAACAGCTCAGCGCGGGCTGA
- a CDS encoding ArsA-related P-loop ATPase: MTTPVVGWTDHVARARLHVVTGKGGTGKTTVAAALAIALATGGKRVLLAEVEGRQGIAQLFDTQPLPYEEQRIASAPGGGEVRALHVDAEAALLDYLSMFYNLGLAGRTLRRMGAIDFATTLAPGLRDVLLTGKIKETVGRTGDNGRHVYDAVVLDAPPTGRIVKFLDVTRAMADLAKVGPIKGQSEGVVRLLHSDDTAVHLVTLLEEMPVRETLDAVAELDGADLRPGAAIVNRVRPPRLPARSVTPAADGRVDASRVRTGLVAAGLDLAEDVVDGLVAETVEHAIRVQTESAAREQLAESDLPALELPDLTDGIDVAALYELAEIMVEQGVR, from the coding sequence GTGACCACCCCTGTCGTTGGTTGGACCGATCACGTGGCCAGAGCCAGGCTGCACGTGGTGACAGGCAAGGGCGGGACGGGAAAGACCACCGTGGCCGCCGCGCTCGCGATCGCGCTGGCGACCGGTGGCAAACGAGTTCTGCTCGCCGAGGTCGAGGGCCGCCAGGGCATCGCCCAGCTCTTCGACACGCAGCCGCTGCCCTACGAGGAGCAGCGCATCGCGTCCGCGCCGGGCGGCGGCGAGGTCCGCGCGCTGCACGTGGACGCCGAGGCGGCGCTGCTGGACTACCTGTCGATGTTCTACAACCTCGGCCTCGCCGGCCGGACGCTGCGCCGGATGGGCGCGATCGACTTCGCCACGACCCTCGCGCCGGGCCTCCGGGACGTGCTGCTGACCGGCAAGATCAAGGAGACGGTCGGGCGCACCGGCGACAACGGGCGGCACGTGTACGACGCGGTCGTCCTCGACGCGCCGCCGACCGGCCGGATCGTGAAGTTCCTCGACGTCACCAGGGCCATGGCCGACCTGGCGAAGGTCGGCCCGATCAAGGGCCAGAGCGAGGGCGTGGTCCGGTTGCTGCACTCCGACGACACCGCGGTGCACCTGGTCACGCTGCTGGAGGAGATGCCCGTCCGGGAGACGCTCGATGCCGTCGCCGAGCTGGACGGCGCCGATCTGCGGCCGGGTGCCGCGATCGTGAACCGGGTTCGCCCGCCGCGGCTGCCCGCCAGGTCGGTCACGCCCGCCGCGGACGGGCGGGTCGACGCGTCACGCGTCCGGACAGGTCTGGTCGCGGCCGGGCTCGATCTGGCCGAGGACGTCGTCGACGGCCTGGTGGCCGAGACGGTCGAGCACGCGATCCGCGTGCAGACCGAGAGCGCCGCGCGCGAGCAGCTGGCCGAGAGCGACCTGCCGGCACTGGAGCTGCCGGACCTGACCGACGGGATCGATGTGGCCGCGTTGTACGAACTGGCGGAGATCATGGTCGAACAGGGGGTCAGGTGA
- a CDS encoding DUF4177 domain-containing protein: MTKWEYATVPLLTHATKQILDQWGEDGWELVSVQPGPTGEQLVAFLKRPKS; this comes from the coding sequence ATGACGAAGTGGGAGTACGCGACCGTTCCGCTGCTGACGCACGCCACGAAACAGATCCTCGACCAGTGGGGTGAGGACGGCTGGGAACTCGTCTCCGTGCAGCCGGGCCCGACCGGTGAGCAGCTCGTCGCCTTCCTGAAGCGGCCCAAGTCATGA
- a CDS encoding RidA family protein translates to MTTWSAKLAELGIQLPTVAAPLAAYVPATQSGAHVYVSGQLPFIEGALAATGKVGAEISPEEGKAHARTCALNALAAVHSLVGIDAVVRVVKVGGFVAAAEGFTAIPAVINGASELFGEVFGDAGRHARAAVGVAELPLGAPVEVEVIFEVG, encoded by the coding sequence ATGACGACGTGGTCGGCGAAGCTCGCCGAGCTGGGCATCCAGTTGCCCACCGTCGCCGCGCCGTTGGCCGCATACGTGCCCGCGACGCAGTCGGGCGCGCACGTCTACGTCTCCGGCCAGCTGCCCTTCATCGAGGGCGCTCTCGCCGCGACCGGCAAGGTCGGCGCCGAGATCAGCCCGGAGGAGGGCAAGGCGCACGCTCGGACGTGCGCGTTGAACGCACTCGCCGCCGTGCACAGCCTCGTCGGGATCGACGCCGTGGTCCGCGTGGTCAAGGTCGGCGGTTTCGTCGCCGCCGCGGAGGGGTTCACCGCGATCCCCGCCGTGATCAACGGCGCCTCGGAGCTGTTCGGCGAGGTGTTCGGGGACGCGGGCAGGCACGCCAGGGCCGCCGTCGGGGTTGCCGAGCTGCCGCTCGGCGCGCCCGTCGAGGTCGAGGTGATCTTCGAGGTGGGCTGA